In Rhodamnia argentea isolate NSW1041297 chromosome 4, ASM2092103v1, whole genome shotgun sequence, the following proteins share a genomic window:
- the LOC115756346 gene encoding mechanosensitive ion channel protein 10-like: protein MAMPETILMFAASESPNKEPSPAPNLGPTEFDKVSSVVQSSYTTSPSDQGIPPSSTTPAKPAQEKSLLGSLSFSKLKSGSEELARPGDAASVKDDKSRLKNLQSPHRCSPEVELPRKGTSAGAAKDDFAITLQDAPQQPLPEATAAEGDECVCCWANFINMVTLAEWVVLTCVTGLLIASLTVQKLQKTDIWKVELWKWCVLVLAIFSGRLVSELLMTLLGCLIEGKLWLKEKLLYLLYGLKRSVQVFIWSVFVLSVWGLLIYHGAKRSSQAMEIQSYVTRALASCLVGAAIWLFKTLLVKLVAASFHYKAFFEPIRAYVHHQHVITALSENHSMGRDGEFKGRLSFLKCISGVAENLEKVIDAEMLNLLKGNRISAWNLRRLISGITGSGISLFDESLDHPDEEIRICSEAAETAGKIFEHADTKKKGCIEGEDLKSFMKEEDAAKFIHWIQGPEGNGKIDKPTLKNWLETVHRQKKLLARTLKDVDTVIDNLDWLLSAIVLVVITITSLLIMGLLTSETLIFISSQLLLVVFMFGNTARTVFEAVIFIFVTHPFDVEDRCVIDGVQLVVKKMTILTTTFVRSDGEKIYYPNSVLATKPISNFNRSDNMGDSVEFTVDFSTSVDSIAELKEQVKKYLESKPNYWKKEHSVVVKEIEDVSKLKMGLFVTHTINFQNSGDRSSRRSELVLELKRIFEEVGIKYRLLPQEVQVGYAGSAARS, encoded by the exons ATGGCAATGCCCGAGACGATCCTCATGTTCGCAGCTAGCGAATCTCCAAACAAGGAGCCTTCGCCTGCGCCAAATCTGGGGCCGACAGAGTTCGACAAGGTTTCATCCGTGGTGCAGAGTTCCTACACGACGAGCCCTTCTGATCAAGGAATCCCTCCATCAAGCACAACTCCAGCTAAGCCTGCTCAAGAGAAGTCCCTTTTGGGTTCATTGTCATTCTCGAAGCTCAAATCGGGATCTGAAGAACTGGCACGTCCTGGTGATGCTGCTTCAGTCAAGGACGACAAGAGCCGACTAAAGAACTTGCAGTCTCCCCACAGGTGTTCCCCTGAAGTGGAATTGCCTCGCAAAGGCACAAGTGCTGGTGCTGCTAAAGACGATTTTGCAATAACCTTGCAGGACGCGCCACAACAACCTCTGCCAGAGGCTACGGCGGCGGAAGGTGATGAATGTGTATGCTGCTGGGCAAATTTCATCAACATGGTCACGTTGGCCGAGTGGGTCGTGTTGACGTGTGTCACTGGGCTTCTGATCGCGAGCTTAACAGTGCAGAAGCTGCAAAAGACAGATATTTGGAAGGTGGAGCTGTGGAAATGGTGTGTGCTGGTGTTGGCAATCTTTTCTGGTCGGTTAGTAAGTGAGTTGTTGATGACCCTGTTGGGTTGCTTGATTGAGGGGAAACTCTGGCTCAAAGAGAAGCTCTTGTACCTTCTCTATGGATTGAAGCGCAGTGTGCAAGTTTTTATCTGGTCAGTTTTCGTTCTTTCTGTCTGGGGTTTGCTGATATACCACGGAGCGAAGAGATCGAGCCAAGCAATGGAGATACAAAGTTACGTGACAAGGGCTCTTGCTTCTTGTCTCGTAGGAGCTGCCATATGGCTTTTCAAAACGCTGCTGGTAAAATTGGTTGCTGCTTCCTTTCACTACAAAGCGTTCTTTGAGCCTATCCGCGCGTATGTCCATCACCAGCACGTGATCACGGCGCTTTCCGAAAACCATTCAATGGGACGGGATGGCGAGTTCAAAGGGCGGCTCAGTTTCTTGAAGTGCATCAGTGGAGTGGCAGAGAATCTAGAGAAGGTAATTGATGCGGAGATGCTGAACCTGTTGAAGGGAAATCGAATTTCAGCTTGGAATTTGAGGCGGTTGATCAGCGGTATTACTGGCTCAGGGATATCTCTCTTTGACGAGAGCCTTGATCATCCAGATGAGGAGATCCGTATTTGCTCAGAAGCCGCAGAGACTGCTGGGAAGATATTTGAGCATGCGGATACAAAGAAAAAGGG GTGCATTGAAGGGGAAGACCTCAAGAGCTTCATGAAGGAGGAGGATGCTGCCAAATTCATCCATTGGATTCAAGGACCGGAGGGTAATGGAAAGATCGACAAGCCAACTCTAAAGAACTGGCTA GAGACTGTTCACCGTCAGAAGAAATTACTCGCCCGCACCTTAAAAGATGTGGATACGGTCATCGATAATCTGGACTGGCTTCTCTCAGCAATCGTGCTTGTCGTGATTACCATCACGTCGTTACTTATCATGGGACTTTTGACATCGGAAACACTCATTTTTATCTCATCTCAGCTTTTGCTTGTGGTGTTTATGTTCGGTAACACTGCCAGAACCGTGTTTGAAGCTGTCATCTTCATATTTGTGACACATCCGTTCGATGTGGAAGACCGTTGCGTCATCGATGGAGTGCAG TTGGTTGTTAAGAAGATGACTATTTTGACCACGACCTTCGTGCGATCTGACGGCGAAAAGATATACTACCCTAACTCGGTTCTGGCCACCAAACCGATTAGCAATTTCAATAGGAGCGACAATATGGGCGATTCTGTGGAGTTCACCGTCGATTTCTCTACTTCAGTCGATAGTATTGCAGAATTAAAGGAGCAAGTGAAAAA GTACTTGGAAAGCAAGCCTAACTACTGGAAGAAGGAGCACAGCGTCGTGGTCAAGGAGATTGAGGATGTCAGCAAGTTGAAGATGGGTCTCTTCGTCACCCACACGATAAATTTCCAAAACTCTGGGGACCGGAGCAGCCGGAGATCCGAACTCGTGTTGGAGCTGAAGAGAATCTTCGAAGAAGTCGGTATCAAATACCGTCTGCTTCCTCAGGAAGTTCAAGTCGGCTATGCCGGGTCAGCAGCGCGGTCTTGA
- the LOC115756348 gene encoding mechanosensitive ion channel protein 10-like — protein MAMPDTILMFAASESPQKEPSPAPNPGPTEFDDVSSVVQSSYTTSPSDQGIPPSSTTPAKPAQEKSLLGSLSFSKLKSGCEELARPGDAASVKDDKSRLKNLQSPRRCSPEVELPRKGTSAGAAKDDFAITLQDAPQQPLSEATAAEGDECVCRWANFINMVTLAEWVVLTCVTGLLIASLTVQKLQKTDIWKVELWKWCVLGLAIFSGRLVSELLITLLGCLIEGKLWLKEKVLYLLYGLKRSVQVFIWSVFVLSVWGLLIYHGAKRSRQAMEIQNYVTRALASCLVGAAIWLIKTLLVKMVAASFHYKAFFEPIRAYVHHQHVITALSKNHSMGRDGEFKGRLSFLKCISGVAENLEKVIDAEMLNLLKGNRISAWNLRRLISGITGSGISLFDESLHHPDEEIRICSEAAKTARKIFTHVDTKEKGCIEGEDLKSFMKEEDVAKFIHWIQGPEGDGKIDEPSLKNWLETVHRQKKLLARTLKDVDTVIDNLDWLLSAIVLVVITITSLLIMGLLTSETLIFISSQLLLVVFMFGNTARTVFEAVIFIFVTHPFDVEDRCVIDGVQLVVKKMTILTTTFVRSDGEKIYYPNSVLATKPISNFNRSDNMGDSVEFTVDFSTSVDSIAELKEQVKKYLESKPNYWKKEHSVVVKEIEDVNKLKMGLFVTHTINFQNSGDRSSRRSELVLELKRIFEEVGIKYRLLPQEVQVGYAGSAARS, from the exons ATGGCAATGCCTGACACGATCCTCATGTTCGCAGCTAGCGAATCTCCACAAAAGGAGCCTTCACCTGCGCCAAATCCGGGGCCGACAGAGTTCGACGATGTTTCATCCGTGGTGCAGAGTTCCTACACGACGAGCCCTTCTGATCAAGGAATCCCTCCATCAAGCACAACTCCAGCTAAGCCTGCTCAAGAGAAGTCCCTTTTGGGTTCATTGTCATTCTCGAAGCTCAAATCGGGATGTGAAGAACTGGCACGTCCTGGCGATGCTGCTTCAGTCAAGGACGACAAGAGCCGACTAAAGAACTTGCAGTCTCCCCGCAGGTGTTCCCCTGAGGTGGAATTGCCTCGCAAAGGCACAAGTGCTGGTGCTGCTAAAGACGATTTTGCAATAACCTTGCAGGACGCGCCACAACAACCTCTGTCAGAGGCTACGGCGGCGGAAGGTGATGAATGTGTATGCCGCTGGGCAAATTTCATCAACATGGTTACGTTGGCCGAGTGGGTCGTGTTGACGTGTGTCACTGGGCTTCTGATCGCGAGCTTAACAGTGCAGAAGCTGCAAAAGACAGATATTTGGAAGGTGGAGCTGTGGAAATGGTGTGTGCTGGGGCTGGCGATCTTTTCTGGTCGGTTAGTAAGTGAGTTGTTGATCACCCTGTTGGGTTGCTTGATTGAGGGGAAACTCTGGCTCAAAGAGAAGGTCTTGTACCTTCTCTATGGATTGAAGCGCAGTGTGCAAGTTTTTATCTGGTCAGTTTTCGTTCTTTCTGTCTGGGGTTTGCTGATATACCACGGAGCGAAGAGATCGAGGCAAGCAATGGAGATACAAAATTACGTGACAAGGGCTCTTGCTTCTTGTCTCGTAGGAGCTGCCATATGGCTTATCAAAACGCTGCTGGTAAAAATGGTTGCTGCTTCCTTTCACTACAAAGCGTTCTTTGAGCCTATCCGCGCGTACGTCCATCACCAGCACGTGATCACGGCGCTTTCGAAAAACCATTCGATGGGACGGGATGGCGAGTTCAAAGGGCGGCTCAGTTTCTTGAAGTGCATCAGTGGAGTGGCAGAGAATCTAGAGAAGGTAATTGATGCGGAGATGCTGAACCTGTTGAAGGGAAATCGAATTTCAGCTTGGAATTTGAGGCGGTTGATCAGCGGTATTACTGGCTCAGGGATATCTCTCTTTGACGAGAGCCTTCATCATCCAGATGAGGAGATCCGTATTTGCTCAGAAGCCGCAAAGACTGCTCGGAAGATATTTACGCATGTGGATACAAAGGAAAAGGG GTGCATTGAAGGGGAAGACCTCAAGAGCTTCATGAAGGAGGAGGATGTTGCCAAATTCATCCATTGGATTCAAGGACCGGAGGGTGATGGAAAGATAGACGAGCCAAGTCTAAAGAACTGGCTG GAGACTGTTCACCGTCAGAAGAAATTACTCGCCCGCACCTTAAAAGATGTGGATACGGTCATCGATAATCTGGACTGGCTTCTCTCAGCAATCGTGCTTGTCGTGATTACCATCACGTCGTTACTTATCATGGGACTTTTGACATCGGAAACACTCATTTTTATCTCATCTCAGCTTTTGCTTGTGGTGTTTATGTTCGGTAACACAGCCAGAACCGTGTTTGAAGCCGTCATCTTCATATTTGTGACACACCCGTTCGATGTGGAAGACCGTTGCGTCATCGATGGAGTGCAG TTGGTTGTTAAGAAGATGACTATTTTGACCACGACCTTCGTGCGATCTGACGGCGAAAAGATATACTACCCTAACTCAGTTCTGGCCACCAAACCGATTAGCAATTTCAACAGGAGCGACAATATGGGCGATTCTGTGGAGTTCACCGTCGATTTCTCTACTTCAGTTGATAGTATTGCAGAATTAAAGGAGCAAGTGAAAAA GTACTTGGAAAGCAAGCCTAACTACTGGAAGAAGGAGCACAGCGTTGTGGTCAAGGAGATTGAGGATGTCAACAAGTTGAAGATGGGTCTCTTCGTCACCCACACGATAAATTTCCAAAACTCTGGGGACCGGAGCAGCCGGAGATCCGAACTCGTGTTGGAGCTGAAGAGAATCTTTGAAGAAGTCGGTATCAAATACCGTCTGCTTCCTCAGGAAGTTCAAGTCGGCTATGCCGGGTCAGCAGCGCGGTCTTGA